One region of Thiomonas intermedia genomic DNA includes:
- a CDS encoding EAL domain-containing protein codes for MSTVFASEGPTDPGNAPALGHASRPVRPTSGLQHAIAVAQSRLLLSTIPIGLIGSLTIAYGTAWALHGEVSPGSIALWLTLLTAEHLLRFVYWLIATRSNRVTRHPFGSRLAVRLSMLSSGCTWGMALILVFPEHQTFQIYLMMIAVGISGAAMAELSADVISALLLTTPVLVPTVIRALLSADPLLVVIGAMLLVYFPYLLNASRRTQQAFLDLLTLRFSAEEELRYDRLTHLPSRAALDQTLPDMLARARAQGRALAVGFADLDDFKQVNDRHGHGAGDALLVKLARRWQGALGPDEQISRLGGDEFVFVLGDLPREDTMTALSARLDRLHQALERPLPISSEIALPMEITLGVALYPDDGDDPGQLLRDADTAMYLAKQHKHDRASWWWRGTTASNVIETEVGIAPFGPEATAVLEQAQPSFDLAAASFIDAFYDQLRDNPAADQILHSLDAAEFHALKKSQRAHFHKLMEPGLPSEALRDYSERVGTVHALCGVGATSLSQALSTYRHVLSRELNKAPLTARNRYRLLTLAEARLQQDVQTQLRAGEDLVNAYVGLLAAPLPDPGALWADASRDALKALGALPGIQAGMLVRMDSHGQLVLEQIAGARAAEIGRALASALSPLDFQGREGQMPEVVGQAWMSQKITQLASCSAEGPCADWSALARSLHVRSMLAIPLAGPDGHVMAVLGVFGAYPNQFASTWAMQWSHGLQRHWETVWARCRASQRTLVVPIDVAQTYRTRVLSGGLRMAMQPIVNLQTGRIAKMEALARLEMPGGHMVPPAEFIPLLGDAELSGVFRQGLSQTLGYLRQWDSHGLQLDVSINLPPSALRDPDCVHWVNQALQTYGFAPQRLTLEILETQELDLDQQTPMLSAMRALGVRLAMDDLGSGYSSIYRLSALPFDTIKIDQNLLAGLYDNPLQTITLVGTLALMGLDLGREVVVEGLEDLGMIEAAAVLGAQYGQGYGLSRPMPASEVKDWVGRFTLPIAPSAAVIRTAAGALAYHWRFVHPGTGRYPTDVATCPIGVYLRDNQVDAHVLELHHRTHGAATDPEAAQQLTDWLAARLQSVGSSKSASSNSQHPIHGRSTS; via the coding sequence ATGTCCACAGTTTTCGCCTCTGAGGGGCCGACCGATCCGGGGAATGCTCCCGCCTTGGGGCATGCGTCGAGGCCAGTACGGCCTACATCCGGCTTGCAGCACGCCATCGCCGTGGCGCAGAGCCGACTCTTGCTCAGCACCATTCCGATCGGCCTGATCGGCAGTCTGACCATCGCCTATGGCACGGCCTGGGCGCTGCACGGCGAGGTGAGTCCGGGTTCGATCGCCCTTTGGTTGACCCTGCTGACCGCAGAGCATCTCCTGCGCTTCGTTTATTGGCTGATCGCCACACGATCCAACCGGGTGACGCGCCACCCCTTCGGGTCGAGACTGGCGGTGCGCCTGAGCATGCTGTCGTCGGGCTGCACCTGGGGCATGGCGTTGATCCTGGTCTTTCCGGAGCACCAGACCTTCCAGATTTATCTCATGATGATTGCCGTTGGCATCAGTGGCGCCGCGATGGCCGAACTCTCCGCCGATGTCATCAGTGCATTGTTGCTCACCACCCCTGTGCTCGTGCCCACAGTCATCCGGGCGCTGCTCAGCGCCGACCCTTTGCTCGTCGTCATCGGCGCCATGTTGCTGGTCTATTTCCCCTACCTCCTCAACGCGTCCAGACGCACGCAGCAGGCGTTCCTGGACTTGCTGACGCTGCGATTCAGCGCGGAGGAGGAGCTTCGCTACGACCGGTTGACACACCTCCCAAGCCGGGCCGCCCTCGATCAGACCTTGCCCGACATGCTCGCCCGGGCCCGCGCCCAGGGCAGGGCGCTGGCCGTCGGATTTGCCGATCTGGACGATTTCAAACAAGTGAACGACCGCCACGGCCATGGCGCCGGTGATGCCTTGCTGGTGAAACTCGCGCGTCGGTGGCAGGGCGCGCTGGGGCCGGATGAGCAGATCTCGCGGCTGGGCGGCGACGAGTTCGTGTTCGTGCTGGGCGACTTGCCGCGTGAAGACACCATGACGGCGCTGAGCGCAAGGCTGGACCGTCTGCATCAGGCCCTTGAGCGTCCGCTGCCGATTTCATCGGAGATTGCGCTTCCGATGGAAATCACGCTGGGGGTGGCGCTGTATCCGGACGATGGCGACGACCCCGGTCAGTTGCTGCGCGACGCCGATACGGCGATGTATCTCGCCAAGCAGCACAAGCACGACCGCGCAAGCTGGTGGTGGCGGGGCACGACCGCGTCCAACGTGATCGAGACCGAGGTCGGCATCGCCCCCTTCGGCCCGGAAGCCACGGCGGTGCTGGAGCAGGCACAACCCTCCTTCGATCTCGCCGCAGCATCGTTCATCGACGCGTTCTACGACCAACTGCGAGACAACCCGGCCGCCGACCAGATTTTGCACAGTCTCGATGCGGCGGAATTCCATGCGCTGAAAAAAAGCCAACGAGCCCACTTTCACAAACTCATGGAGCCCGGCCTGCCCTCGGAGGCCTTGCGGGACTACAGCGAACGTGTGGGTACCGTGCACGCGCTGTGCGGTGTCGGCGCCACGTCTCTGTCGCAGGCCCTGTCCACCTACCGTCATGTCCTCAGCCGCGAGCTGAACAAGGCGCCCTTGACCGCGCGCAACCGTTATCGTCTTCTGACCCTCGCCGAAGCGAGGCTGCAGCAGGACGTGCAGACGCAGTTGCGGGCGGGCGAAGACCTGGTCAATGCCTACGTCGGTCTTCTGGCCGCGCCGCTGCCCGATCCGGGCGCGCTGTGGGCCGATGCCTCGCGTGATGCGCTGAAAGCGCTGGGCGCGCTCCCAGGCATCCAGGCCGGCATGCTGGTGCGGATGGACTCTCACGGCCAGCTCGTTCTGGAGCAGATCGCGGGGGCAAGGGCCGCCGAGATCGGACGCGCGCTGGCTTCGGCCCTATCACCGCTCGACTTTCAGGGCAGGGAGGGGCAGATGCCGGAAGTCGTGGGCCAGGCCTGGATGTCGCAGAAGATCACGCAGCTCGCGTCGTGTTCGGCCGAGGGCCCCTGCGCAGACTGGTCGGCGCTGGCCCGCAGCCTGCATGTCCGCTCGATGCTGGCCATTCCGCTGGCTGGCCCCGACGGCCACGTGATGGCGGTTCTGGGCGTGTTCGGCGCCTACCCCAACCAGTTTGCCTCGACCTGGGCCATGCAGTGGTCTCACGGACTGCAACGTCACTGGGAAACGGTGTGGGCGCGTTGCCGCGCGTCGCAGCGCACCCTCGTGGTCCCAATCGATGTGGCGCAGACCTATCGCACCCGTGTGCTGTCCGGCGGGCTGCGCATGGCCATGCAGCCCATCGTGAACCTGCAGACCGGGCGGATTGCCAAAATGGAGGCGCTGGCCCGCCTGGAGATGCCGGGTGGGCACATGGTGCCTCCGGCCGAATTCATTCCCCTGCTGGGCGACGCCGAACTCTCGGGGGTGTTCCGCCAGGGCCTTTCTCAGACCCTGGGGTATCTGCGGCAATGGGACAGCCATGGACTGCAACTCGACGTGAGCATCAACCTGCCGCCCTCGGCGCTGCGCGATCCGGACTGCGTGCACTGGGTCAACCAGGCTTTGCAGACGTATGGCTTCGCCCCGCAACGGCTGACGCTGGAAATTCTCGAAACCCAGGAACTCGATCTCGATCAGCAAACCCCCATGCTTTCGGCCATGCGCGCCTTGGGCGTGCGTCTGGCCATGGACGATCTGGGCTCCGGCTACAGCAGCATCTATCGCCTGTCCGCCCTGCCGTTCGACACCATCAAGATCGACCAGAATCTCTTGGCGGGGCTCTACGACAACCCGCTTCAGACCATCACCCTGGTGGGTACGCTGGCCTTGATGGGGCTGGATCTGGGACGCGAGGTGGTTGTCGAGGGGCTGGAAGATCTGGGCATGATCGAGGCTGCGGCAGTGCTCGGTGCCCAGTACGGTCAGGGTTATGGATTGAGTCGGCCCATGCCGGCCAGCGAGGTGAAGGACTGGGTCGGCCGCTTCACGCTGCCCATTGCGCCGAGTGCCGCGGTCATTCGCACCGCGGCCGGTGCACTGGCCTACCACTGGCGCTTCGTCCATCCGGGCACGGGGCGATACCCCACCGATGTGGCGACATGTCCGATCGGCGTTTACCTGCGCGACAATCAGGTCGATGCGCACGTTCTAGAGCTGCATCACCGCACACACGGCGCCGCGACGGATCCTGAAGCGGCACAACAGCTGACCGACTGGCTGGCTGCGCGCCTTCAAAGTGTCGGCAGTTCAAAGTCGGCGAGTTCAAACAGCCAACACCCCATTCATGGCCGATCCACATCCTGA
- the ligA gene encoding NAD-dependent DNA ligase LigA produces the protein MSQPDLFALPAERAAQLRAELARYDHAYYVLDAPLVPDADYDALFQELQRLEAEHPALRTPDSPTQRVGGAPLPEFAPVRHAVPMLSIQTETDTTPQGAAAFDQRVRNRLGLGDGDPAVIYAAELKFDGLALSLRYEQGRLVQAATRGDGETGEDVTLNVRTIRSVPLQLRGNPPAVLEVRGEALMKRADFERYNARQRDKGLPTLVNPRNGAAGSIRQLDPAMAAQRPLAFYAYGWGEIVGWADQPDTHHAMLDAIEALGLPVAKQRVHGAGAGVLTDFHARIAAARDSLPFDIDGVVYKVDSLSLQRELGFRNREPVWAVAHKYPAQERRTRVIGIDVQVGRTGKLTPVAKLEPVFVGGVTVTNATLHNEDEVRRKDVRVGDTVIVRRAGDVIPEVVGVVAEARPADVGEPFDLYQRLAGHCPVCGSAIVREEGEADWRCTGGLFCAAQRKQALLHYASRRAMDIEGLGDKLVDQLVEGGIVRVLPDLYRLGLLKLAALDRMAEKSAANLLQALEASKSTTLARFLYALGIRHVGEATAKDLARHFGSLDAILDAPLDALLAVPDVGPVVAQSLRTFFDQPHNREVVEQLRACGVRWDESTRDHDAPRPLTGKTLVLTGTLPTLSREEAKARIEAAGGKVAGSVSKKTDYVVAGAEAGSKLARAQELGVTVLDEDGLAALLSPVG, from the coding sequence ATGTCCCAGCCGGATCTCTTCGCGCTGCCCGCCGAACGCGCCGCGCAACTGCGTGCCGAGCTGGCCCGCTACGACCATGCCTACTACGTGCTCGACGCGCCGCTGGTGCCCGACGCCGACTACGACGCCCTGTTCCAGGAGCTTCAGCGGCTGGAGGCCGAGCACCCCGCGCTGCGCACGCCCGACTCGCCGACCCAGCGCGTCGGCGGAGCGCCGCTGCCCGAGTTCGCGCCGGTGCGGCATGCCGTACCCATGCTGTCCATCCAGACCGAGACCGACACCACGCCCCAAGGTGCCGCCGCTTTCGACCAGCGCGTGCGCAATCGACTTGGTCTGGGCGACGGCGACCCGGCCGTGATTTACGCGGCCGAGCTCAAATTCGACGGCCTGGCGCTGAGCCTGCGCTACGAACAGGGTCGGCTGGTGCAGGCGGCCACACGCGGCGACGGCGAAACCGGCGAGGACGTGACGCTCAACGTGCGCACCATCCGCAGCGTGCCGCTGCAACTGCGCGGCAATCCGCCTGCCGTGCTCGAGGTGCGCGGCGAGGCCTTGATGAAGCGGGCCGACTTCGAGCGCTACAACGCCCGGCAGCGCGACAAGGGGCTGCCCACGCTGGTCAACCCGCGCAACGGCGCGGCCGGCAGCATCCGCCAGCTCGACCCGGCCATGGCGGCGCAGCGCCCGCTGGCGTTCTACGCCTACGGCTGGGGCGAGATCGTGGGCTGGGCTGACCAGCCCGATACCCACCATGCCATGCTCGATGCGATCGAGGCGCTGGGCCTGCCCGTGGCCAAGCAAAGGGTGCACGGCGCCGGCGCCGGGGTGCTCACCGACTTTCACGCGCGCATTGCCGCGGCGCGCGACAGCCTGCCGTTCGACATCGACGGCGTGGTCTACAAGGTCGACAGCCTGTCGCTGCAGCGCGAACTCGGCTTTCGCAACCGCGAGCCGGTCTGGGCGGTGGCGCACAAATACCCCGCGCAGGAGCGCCGCACCCGGGTGATCGGCATCGATGTGCAGGTGGGCCGCACCGGCAAACTCACGCCGGTGGCCAAGCTGGAGCCCGTGTTCGTCGGCGGGGTGACCGTGACCAACGCCACCCTGCACAACGAGGACGAGGTGCGGCGCAAGGACGTGCGGGTGGGCGACACCGTCATCGTGCGCCGCGCGGGCGATGTCATCCCGGAAGTCGTGGGCGTGGTCGCCGAAGCGCGCCCCGCCGACGTCGGCGAGCCGTTCGATCTGTATCAGCGCCTGGCGGGCCATTGCCCGGTGTGCGGCTCGGCCATCGTGCGCGAGGAGGGCGAGGCCGACTGGCGCTGCACCGGCGGCCTGTTCTGCGCGGCGCAGCGCAAGCAGGCGCTGCTGCACTACGCCAGCCGCCGGGCGATGGACATCGAAGGCCTGGGTGACAAGCTGGTCGATCAGCTCGTCGAGGGCGGCATTGTGCGGGTGCTGCCCGACCTGTACCGCCTGGGCCTGCTCAAGCTCGCCGCGCTCGACCGCATGGCCGAGAAAAGCGCGGCCAATCTGCTGCAGGCGCTCGAAGCCAGCAAATCCACCACCCTGGCCCGGTTTCTTTACGCGCTGGGCATCCGCCATGTCGGCGAAGCGACCGCCAAGGATCTGGCGCGGCACTTCGGCAGCCTGGACGCGATTCTCGATGCCCCCCTCGACGCCTTGCTCGCGGTGCCTGACGTCGGCCCCGTGGTGGCCCAGAGCCTCCGCACCTTCTTCGACCAGCCGCACAACCGCGAGGTCGTCGAGCAGTTGCGCGCCTGCGGGGTGCGCTGGGACGAATCCACACGCGACCACGACGCGCCCAGACCGCTGACCGGCAAAACCCTGGTGCTCACGGGCACCTTGCCCACGCTCAGCCGCGAGGAGGCCAAGGCCCGCATCGAAGCGGCGGGCGGCAAGGTCGCCGGTTCCGTCTCGAAAAAGACCGATTACGTCGTCGCCGGGGCCGAGGCGGGCAGCAAACTCGCCCGCGCGCAAGAGCTGGGGGTGACCGTGCTCGACGAAGACGGCCTGGCCGCCTTGCTTTCGCCCGTCGGCTGA
- a CDS encoding cell division protein ZipA C-terminal FtsZ-binding domain-containing protein, whose translation MGQLQTALIVIGAIIIAAVIAYNTWQSSKFKRQRATASDDVQTAIEPAGLDTLPTDPDGQTFEPLTLGPEVGPRPRLVPLQIDPLIDAIASYLLDPVRPGDVLLPRLPKTARAGAKRMLFEGRHAETGQWESLQAQGVYAELQAAVQLSNRAGPINAIEFSEFIAKCHELGDTLGVPPDLPDMAEALEQARGLDAFANDNDAQLSITLRARSVPWGMDFLRQRAQAAGFVPGTEAGRMVLLYQDVEQAPTALVHLQFDARADLSDSAAAVSHATLLLEVPQAPAAQRPFARMRQVARELATALDAAVVDDNNAPLSDAALDHIEKQLDMLYEVLDQRGLPAGSAAAQRLFS comes from the coding sequence ATGGGACAGTTGCAAACCGCCCTGATCGTCATCGGCGCCATCATCATCGCCGCCGTCATCGCCTACAACACTTGGCAATCGAGCAAATTCAAGCGCCAGCGCGCCACCGCGAGCGACGATGTGCAGACGGCCATCGAGCCCGCCGGGCTCGATACGCTGCCGACGGATCCCGACGGCCAGACCTTCGAACCCTTGACGCTGGGCCCGGAGGTCGGCCCGCGCCCGCGGCTCGTGCCGCTGCAGATCGATCCCCTGATCGACGCCATTGCCAGCTATCTGCTCGATCCGGTGCGCCCGGGCGACGTGCTGCTGCCCCGCCTGCCCAAGACTGCGCGGGCCGGGGCCAAACGCATGCTGTTCGAGGGCCGCCACGCCGAAACCGGCCAATGGGAGTCCCTGCAGGCGCAGGGCGTCTATGCCGAGCTGCAGGCTGCCGTTCAACTGAGCAACCGGGCCGGGCCGATCAACGCCATCGAATTTTCCGAGTTCATCGCCAAATGCCACGAACTCGGCGACACGCTCGGGGTGCCGCCCGACCTGCCCGACATGGCCGAGGCCCTCGAACAGGCCCGCGGGCTCGACGCTTTCGCCAACGACAACGATGCCCAGCTCTCCATCACCCTGCGGGCCCGCAGCGTGCCCTGGGGCATGGACTTCCTGCGCCAGCGCGCCCAGGCGGCGGGCTTCGTGCCCGGCACCGAGGCGGGGCGCATGGTTCTGCTCTATCAGGATGTCGAGCAGGCGCCGACCGCCCTGGTGCACCTGCAGTTCGATGCCCGCGCCGATCTGTCCGACAGCGCCGCCGCCGTGAGCCACGCCACGCTGCTGCTGGAAGTGCCTCAGGCGCCCGCGGCGCAAAGGCCTTTTGCCCGCATGCGCCAGGTGGCCCGCGAGCTGGCCACGGCACTGGATGCCGCCGTGGTCGACGACAACAACGCGCCCCTGTCCGACGCCGCGCTCGATCACATCGAAAAGCAGCTCGACATGCTCTACGAGGTGCTCGATCAGCGCGGTCTGCCCGCGGGCTCCGCCGCGGCGCAGCGCCTGTTCTCATGA
- the smc gene encoding chromosome segregation protein SMC codes for MRLTSLRLAGFKSFAEPVTLPFPGRISGIVGPNGCGKSNVIDAVRWVLGESKASELRGESMQDVIFNGSGQRKAASRCSVEMVFDNSDHRIAGQWGQFTEIAIKRVLTRDGTSSYFINNQAVRRRDVHDIFLGTGLGPRSYAIIGQGTITRILESRPEDLRMMLEEAAGVSKYKERRRETENRLQDTRENLTRVQDILRELGSNLGRLEQQAEVATRYQALQADATRAQQQLWLLRQDEAQARRQQITLAGGEAMNALEARIAEQRGIEAEIETLRQAQFASSDTLNRAQAAFYAAQSRVSQLEAEIRFVLEARQRAQDTLQAIDTQTQEWQHRHDTSVADAANTAERLADAEIQAEVAQARAQEHGETLPALEAALGDAQLRAADERAQAAGAQQALQAEAARQRSLGQQIQQLQQRAERLRAEQRTVVAPDSLRLADLKRQQENLTDELDATRAQREQLDDTLPERQQARQQAQQAQQAAAAQLAATSARIAALKTLQERVLTEGKLRPWLARHGLDGLTQLWSRLQVETGLETALEAVMRERLSALELRQLDMAAGFGGDAPPAKLAFYSAAVQAQGTGAPTAAIPPEGCRCLREGVRSGDAGLAGLLDDWLGAVFVAPSLQQALALRGSLPTQATLVTREGHAVSRQSVSFYAPDSEQSGVLARQQEIDNLERQIKAEQLIGEQSRAQLHQAEHDLGQAQEQLAALQRRQQQDTQHLHTVQVEWLKLSQQAEQSAARHGQIAADLGDIDAQTEELQAQQAESEARFEELDARLADQQQLQADLETEVISAQQQLADARAQQRQLESQASESGYAVRSLQQKLADLQREAQMAQTQLARQDAARETAQAELARLSEQSAQTGLQSALGEQEGAQAVLGARRSEADDIAQQLRQREEARLTLDRDLDPLRQRITELQLKEQEFRLQAEQFAQQLAESEADLDAVRASLPDDAQAPALAREFDRLQRDIGALGAVNLAALDELGQARERKQFLDTQHDDLQTAITTLEDAIRKIDAETRDMLATTFEQINDHFGRMFPLLFGGGNARLIITGEEILDAGVQVMAQPPGKKNSSIHLLSGGEKALVAIALVFAIFQLNPAPFCLLDEVDAPLDDANTERYARLVKDMSASTQFLFISHNKIAMEMADQLIGVTMQEQGVSRTVAVEMDAALRFAQAA; via the coding sequence ATGCGTTTGACCTCGCTCCGCCTGGCCGGATTCAAGTCGTTTGCCGAACCTGTGACGCTGCCATTCCCCGGCCGCATCAGCGGAATCGTCGGCCCCAATGGCTGCGGCAAATCGAACGTGATCGACGCGGTGCGCTGGGTGCTGGGTGAAAGCAAGGCCAGCGAGTTGCGCGGCGAGTCCATGCAGGACGTCATCTTCAACGGCAGCGGCCAGCGCAAGGCGGCCAGCCGCTGCAGCGTGGAAATGGTGTTCGACAACAGCGATCACCGCATCGCCGGTCAGTGGGGACAGTTCACCGAAATCGCCATCAAGCGCGTACTCACCCGCGACGGCACGTCGAGCTATTTCATCAACAACCAGGCCGTGCGCCGCCGCGACGTGCACGACATCTTTCTCGGCACCGGCCTGGGGCCGCGGTCCTACGCCATCATCGGCCAGGGCACCATCACCCGCATTCTGGAGTCGCGCCCCGAAGACCTGCGCATGATGCTCGAAGAGGCTGCTGGTGTCTCCAAATACAAAGAGCGCCGCCGCGAGACCGAGAACCGCCTGCAGGACACCCGGGAGAACCTCACGCGCGTGCAGGACATCCTGCGCGAACTCGGCAGCAATCTGGGGCGGCTGGAACAGCAGGCCGAGGTCGCCACCCGCTATCAGGCGCTGCAGGCCGATGCCACCCGCGCACAGCAGCAGCTCTGGCTGCTGCGCCAGGACGAGGCGCAGGCCAGACGCCAGCAGATCACCCTGGCCGGCGGCGAGGCCATGAATGCGCTGGAGGCCCGCATCGCCGAGCAGCGCGGCATCGAAGCCGAGATCGAAACCCTCAGGCAGGCGCAATTCGCCAGCAGCGATACGCTCAACCGGGCGCAGGCCGCGTTCTACGCGGCGCAGTCGCGCGTCAGCCAGCTCGAGGCGGAAATCCGCTTCGTACTCGAAGCGCGCCAGCGCGCCCAGGACACGCTGCAGGCCATCGACACGCAAACGCAGGAGTGGCAGCACCGGCACGACACCTCGGTGGCCGACGCCGCCAACACCGCCGAACGTCTGGCCGACGCCGAGATCCAGGCCGAAGTCGCCCAGGCCCGTGCGCAGGAACATGGCGAAACCCTGCCCGCGCTCGAAGCGGCCCTGGGCGACGCCCAGTTGCGCGCGGCAGACGAGCGCGCCCAGGCCGCCGGCGCCCAGCAGGCGCTGCAGGCCGAGGCGGCGCGGCAGCGCAGCCTGGGGCAGCAGATCCAGCAGTTGCAGCAGCGCGCCGAGCGGCTTCGCGCCGAGCAGCGCACGGTGGTCGCGCCCGACAGCCTCCGCCTGGCCGATCTGAAGCGCCAGCAGGAGAACTTGACCGACGAGCTCGACGCCACCCGTGCACAGCGCGAACAGCTCGACGACACCCTGCCCGAAAGGCAGCAGGCGCGGCAGCAGGCACAGCAGGCGCAGCAAGCCGCCGCGGCGCAACTTGCGGCCACGAGCGCACGCATCGCCGCGCTCAAGACCTTGCAGGAGCGGGTGCTCACCGAGGGCAAGCTGCGCCCCTGGCTGGCCAGGCACGGGCTCGACGGTCTGACGCAACTCTGGTCGCGCCTGCAAGTGGAAACGGGGCTGGAAACCGCGCTCGAAGCCGTCATGCGCGAGCGCCTGTCGGCCCTGGAGCTTCGGCAGCTCGACATGGCCGCCGGCTTCGGCGGCGATGCGCCGCCAGCCAAGCTGGCGTTTTATTCCGCCGCGGTACAGGCGCAGGGCACCGGGGCACCGACCGCGGCCATCCCGCCCGAAGGCTGCCGTTGCCTGCGCGAAGGCGTGCGCAGCGGCGATGCCGGGCTGGCCGGTCTGCTCGACGACTGGCTTGGCGCGGTGTTTGTCGCGCCCTCGCTGCAACAGGCGCTGGCGCTGCGCGGCAGTCTGCCGACCCAAGCCACGCTGGTGACCCGCGAGGGGCACGCCGTGTCGCGCCAGAGCGTGAGCTTCTACGCCCCGGACTCCGAGCAGTCCGGCGTGCTGGCCCGGCAGCAGGAAATCGACAATCTGGAGCGCCAGATCAAGGCGGAGCAGCTCATCGGCGAGCAAAGCCGTGCCCAGCTTCACCAGGCCGAACACGATCTCGGACAGGCCCAGGAGCAGCTCGCCGCGCTGCAGCGGCGCCAACAGCAGGACACGCAGCACCTCCACACGGTGCAGGTGGAATGGCTCAAGCTGTCTCAGCAGGCGGAGCAGAGCGCCGCGCGCCACGGCCAGATCGCGGCGGATCTGGGCGACATCGACGCCCAGACGGAAGAGCTGCAGGCGCAGCAGGCCGAGAGCGAAGCCCGATTCGAGGAACTCGACGCCCGCCTGGCCGACCAGCAGCAGTTGCAGGCCGATCTCGAAACCGAGGTGATCTCCGCGCAGCAGCAACTCGCCGATGCACGGGCGCAGCAACGCCAGCTCGAATCGCAGGCGAGTGAGAGCGGCTATGCGGTGCGCAGCCTGCAGCAGAAGCTGGCCGATCTGCAGCGCGAGGCGCAGATGGCGCAGACGCAGCTCGCCCGCCAGGACGCCGCGCGCGAGACCGCGCAGGCCGAACTGGCGCGACTCAGCGAGCAAAGCGCCCAGACCGGGCTGCAATCGGCCCTGGGCGAGCAGGAAGGCGCCCAGGCCGTCCTCGGTGCCCGCCGCAGCGAGGCCGACGACATCGCCCAGCAGCTGCGCCAGCGCGAGGAGGCCCGGCTCACCCTGGACCGCGACCTCGATCCCCTGCGGCAGCGCATCACCGAATTGCAGCTCAAGGAGCAGGAGTTCCGTCTGCAGGCCGAGCAGTTTGCCCAGCAACTTGCTGAAAGCGAGGCCGACCTCGACGCCGTCCGCGCCAGTCTGCCCGACGATGCGCAGGCGCCGGCGCTGGCGCGCGAGTTCGATCGCCTGCAGCGCGACATCGGCGCCCTGGGCGCCGTCAATCTGGCCGCGCTCGACGAACTGGGCCAGGCCCGCGAACGCAAACAGTTTCTCGATACCCAGCACGACGATCTGCAGACGGCCATCACCACGCTCGAAGACGCCATCCGCAAGATCGACGCCGAGACCCGCGACATGCTGGCCACCACCTTCGAGCAGATCAACGACCACTTCGGCCGCATGTTCCCGCTGCTGTTCGGCGGCGGCAACGCGCGGCTCATCATCACCGGCGAGGAGATTCTCGACGCCGGGGTGCAGGTCATGGCGCAGCCGCCGGGCAAGAAGAACAGTTCGATTCACCTGCTCTCCGGCGGCGAAAAGGCGCTGGTCGCCATCGCGCTGGTGTTCGCCATCTTCCAGCTCAACCCGGCGCCGTTCTGCCTGCTCGACGAGGTGGACGCGCCACTGGACGACGCCAACACCGAGCGCTACGCCCGGCTGGTCAAGGACATGTCGGCCAGCACGCAGTTTCTGTTCATCTCGCACAACAAGATCGCCATGGAAATGGCCGATCAGCTCATCGGCGTGACCATGCAGGAGCAGGGCGTCTCTCGTACCGTTGCCGTGGAAATGGACGCGGCGCTACGCTTCGCCCAGGCCGCCTGA
- the nth gene encoding endonuclease III, with product MKAAQIQTLFERFAAAEPHPRTELEYRTPFELLVAVALSAQATDVSVNKATRPLFAMANTPQALLDLGEDRLRDAIRTIGLYKTKAKNIIAACRILIDQFGGEVPQSREALESLPGVGRKTANVVLNVAFGQDTIAVDTHIFRVANRLGLAPGKTPLAVEARLDKVIPPDYRLHAHHWLILHGRYVCKARKPECWRCAMTDLCAFKPKTTAPR from the coding sequence ATGAAAGCCGCCCAGATCCAGACCCTGTTCGAACGCTTCGCCGCCGCCGAGCCCCATCCGCGCACCGAGCTGGAATACCGCACGCCCTTCGAGCTGCTGGTCGCGGTGGCGCTTTCGGCCCAGGCCACCGATGTCAGCGTGAACAAGGCCACCCGCCCCCTTTTCGCCATGGCCAACACCCCGCAGGCCCTGCTCGACCTGGGGGAAGACCGGCTGCGCGACGCCATCCGCACCATCGGGCTTTACAAAACCAAGGCGAAAAACATCATCGCCGCCTGCCGCATCCTGATCGACCAGTTTGGTGGCGAAGTGCCGCAGAGCCGTGAGGCGCTGGAGTCCTTGCCGGGCGTGGGCCGGAAAACGGCCAATGTCGTCTTGAATGTGGCCTTCGGGCAGGACACGATCGCCGTGGACACCCACATCTTCCGCGTGGCGAACCGCCTCGGGCTCGCGCCGGGCAAGACGCCGCTGGCCGTGGAGGCGAGGCTGGACAAGGTCATACCGCCAGACTATCGCCTGCATGCGCATCATTGGCTGATCCTGCACGGCCGCTACGTTTGCAAGGCGCGCAAACCGGAATGCTGGCGCTGCGCCATGACCGATCTGTGCGCCTTCAAGCCCAAGACGACGGCGCCCCGATGA